A genomic region of Methanosarcina thermophila TM-1 contains the following coding sequences:
- a CDS encoding methionine synthase, with translation MQEIIFIDGGSIPTPEGITREWVKTAAENRDEDEKLFSMIREAFRKKIDVGVHVPTYPQFRDMIGQFLDIIKDEKNCYEPYVLKEENAKILEMEIIDEVAKQYREETGETLEVRVCVAGPTDLYLQAFGETNYVDAYHVLALDIENFIKQAFVAAKNFKIKVIALDEPSLGINDRIQFSDADIISALTVVSTYARKQGVDVEIHLHSPLKYKLVCETPINVLGFEYAATPSYLNLLDKQVLEDSNTYIRLGVSRTDISSLIGIVNETYGVNAWKDREYMQKIVTDLETPEVIKKRLETGYSVLGDQIKYASPDCGLAFWPDQELAFKLLENTAKGVNEFNAENVRQEE, from the coding sequence ATGCAGGAGATTATTTTTATTGATGGAGGCAGTATTCCCACGCCTGAAGGCATTACAAGGGAATGGGTAAAGACTGCGGCTGAGAATAGGGATGAGGATGAGAAACTTTTTTCCATGATCAGGGAAGCTTTCCGGAAGAAAATCGATGTGGGAGTGCATGTTCCCACTTATCCTCAGTTCAGGGATATGATAGGGCAGTTCCTTGATATCATCAAAGACGAAAAGAACTGTTATGAACCATATGTACTCAAAGAGGAAAATGCAAAAATCCTTGAAATGGAGATAATCGACGAAGTTGCGAAGCAGTACAGGGAAGAAACAGGAGAAACTCTTGAAGTCAGGGTTTGTGTCGCAGGTCCTACAGACCTCTACCTTCAGGCTTTCGGGGAAACGAATTATGTCGATGCGTATCACGTTCTTGCGCTGGATATTGAAAATTTCATAAAGCAGGCATTCGTGGCTGCGAAGAATTTCAAAATAAAGGTTATAGCCCTGGATGAACCAAGTCTAGGGATAAATGACAGAATCCAGTTTTCTGATGCTGATATTATATCCGCTCTCACCGTTGTTTCGACTTATGCAAGAAAGCAGGGAGTAGATGTGGAAATTCACTTGCATTCCCCGCTAAAATATAAGCTTGTTTGCGAGACGCCTATCAATGTTCTAGGTTTTGAATATGCGGCAACTCCTTCCTATCTGAATCTTCTGGATAAGCAAGTGCTTGAGGACTCAAATACTTACATTAGGCTTGGTGTTTCAAGAACTGATATTTCCAGCCTTATAGGCATTGTTAATGAAACATACGGGGTCAATGCCTGGAAAGACAGGGAATATATGCAAAAAATCGTTACAGACCTTGAAACCCCTGAGGTTATAAAAAAGAGGCTTGAAACAGGTTATTCCGTGCTCGGAGACCAGATAAAGTATGCAAGTCCGGATTGTGGGCTTGCTTTCTGGCCAGATCAGGAGCTTGCTTTTAAACTGCTTGAGAATACTGCAAAAGGTGTCAATGAATTTAATGCAGAAAATGTAAGGCAGGAAGAATAA
- a CDS encoding ABC transporter ATP-binding protein, with protein sequence MGRVSIKNVSRIFTKKEGNGVTEALRDVSFDVEDGEFICILGPSGCGKTTLLRIIAGLETQTSGEITLNGVPITGPDPKRGMVFQQYSLFPWRTVIDNVTFGLEMQGISKAEARKHAEKYIDLVGLEQFKNSYPYELSGGMQQRAAIARALANEPEVLLMDEPFGALDAQTRNILQDELLKIWEQKHITCIFVTHSVDEAVVLSDRILVMTTRPGRIKEIVPVDLPRPRRRTSPEVNSLRDRVLKLLEEERFKR encoded by the coding sequence ATGGGCAGAGTAAGTATAAAAAATGTCTCACGTATATTTACTAAAAAAGAGGGTAATGGCGTTACGGAAGCTCTACGCGATGTGAGCTTTGATGTTGAAGATGGCGAATTTATCTGCATTCTTGGACCGTCTGGCTGCGGGAAAACTACCTTGCTTCGTATTATTGCAGGACTTGAAACCCAGACTTCAGGAGAAATCACACTCAATGGAGTCCCTATAACTGGTCCTGATCCCAAGAGGGGTATGGTTTTCCAGCAGTATTCCCTGTTTCCCTGGAGAACAGTCATTGATAACGTTACTTTCGGGCTAGAGATGCAGGGAATTAGTAAAGCTGAAGCTCGGAAGCATGCGGAGAAGTATATCGATCTTGTAGGCCTGGAACAGTTTAAAAATAGCTATCCTTATGAGCTGTCCGGAGGCATGCAGCAGAGGGCTGCAATTGCAAGAGCTCTTGCTAATGAACCTGAAGTGCTTCTTATGGACGAGCCTTTTGGGGCACTGGATGCCCAGACTCGAAATATTCTTCAAGACGAACTCCTGAAGATATGGGAACAGAAACACATTACCTGCATTTTTGTGACCCATAGTGTGGATGAGGCGGTTGTTCTCTCAGACAGGATATTGGTCATGACCACAAGACCTGGAAGAATAAAAGAGATTGTGCCCGTAGACCTGCCTCGCCCACGGCGCAGGACAAGTCCTGAGGTTAACAGTTTAAGGGACCGTGTCCTGAAACTTCTCGAAGAAGAGAGGTTCAAAAGATAA
- a CDS encoding methionine synthase: MEEIIFDDIGSYPLPEGVSKEWIQNAFKTREEDEKLFTVINDAFQQKIDAGVDVPTYPQYQDMNEQFLKVIRDSNCCDSPFEVKLECARIEELEAIEKVAKAYKEQFGETLKVRICVTGPTELYLREFGGTQYTDIYSLLAKSVNNFVRNSMRSAKNFKITTVSIDEPSIGLNPEITFDENDIISALTNASKAASKWGADVEIHLHSPLYYNLACEAPTINVIGVESAGTPSYLELIDRKILEDTDSFLRLGIARTDIFTLAGVLNEMYCTNVWKDQKYLSEIVSQLETPDTITKRLRVYYRRFGNLIKYVGPDCGLGSWPNQRMAFILLSNVAQGIRNFKGFL; the protein is encoded by the coding sequence ATGGAAGAAATCATCTTTGACGATATTGGAAGTTATCCCCTTCCTGAAGGAGTTAGTAAGGAATGGATCCAAAATGCCTTTAAAACAAGAGAAGAAGATGAGAAACTCTTTACGGTTATCAATGATGCCTTTCAGCAGAAAATAGATGCAGGTGTGGATGTTCCTACCTATCCGCAGTATCAAGATATGAACGAGCAATTCCTGAAGGTTATCAGGGATTCTAACTGCTGTGACAGCCCTTTTGAGGTGAAACTTGAATGCGCCAGGATTGAGGAGCTTGAGGCAATAGAGAAGGTTGCAAAAGCCTATAAAGAGCAGTTTGGAGAGACACTTAAGGTCCGGATCTGTGTAACCGGTCCGACTGAACTTTATTTGAGAGAATTTGGAGGCACACAGTACACGGATATTTATTCTCTTCTTGCAAAAAGCGTGAACAATTTCGTTAGAAACTCCATGAGATCTGCAAAAAATTTCAAGATTACAACGGTTTCTATTGATGAGCCAAGTATCGGGTTGAACCCCGAGATAACTTTTGATGAAAATGATATTATCTCGGCTCTTACCAACGCTTCAAAGGCGGCAAGTAAATGGGGAGCCGACGTAGAGATTCACCTTCATTCACCTCTCTACTATAATCTTGCCTGCGAAGCTCCCACAATAAACGTTATAGGAGTAGAATCTGCAGGCACGCCTTCCTATCTGGAACTCATAGACAGGAAAATACTGGAAGACACGGATTCTTTCCTGAGACTCGGGATTGCAAGAACTGATATCTTCACTCTGGCAGGAGTCCTTAATGAAATGTACTGTACCAATGTCTGGAAAGACCAGAAATATCTTTCGGAGATTGTTAGCCAGCTTGAGACCCCGGATACTATAACCAAGAGGCTCAGGGTCTATTACAGGCGCTTTGGCAATCTAATAAAATATGTGGGTCCTGACTGCGGGCTGGGCTCCTGGCCTAACCAGAGGATGGCTTTTATCCTGCTTTCCAATGTAGCTCAGGGTATAAGAAATTTCAAGGGTTTTCTCTAA
- the argS gene encoding arginine--tRNA ligase, with product MFLEFKAQATSILKDAIRKAGLEIEDSELYFETSSHADLASRAAFRLASMYKQNPKELAARIVSAIEIPDGSYIGEVSASGPYINFYASRHYLDSTVTTILEEKEKFGCGTSKGKILLEHTSANPNGPLHVGHIRNSIIGDTLARILRRAGYDVEVQYYVNDMGRQIAVVSWACERFKLDLSRKPDAAIADVYIKANVELDKNPEYVKEIDALMEKVEAGDVRTIDSFDKAVSLAISGIKETLSRLNVVHDKFVSESTFLKSGAVYDIVERIKATGRTKIDKGALVVDLSDYGFEKTLVIQRSNGTSLYTTRDLAYHEWKARQADRIIDVLGADHKLISAQLRATLNAIGVKEPEIVIFEFVSLPEGSMSTRRGQFISADELFDRVTEAAFEQVEARRPETSYEFKKQVAEAVGMGAVRYDIVRVSPEKSTVFNWKEALDFEKQGAPYIQYSHARACSILEKAKEEAAWDPLIKIEPALLVEDTEIDLIKKMAMFDSIIDLGARELKPHVLAIYARELADAFNQFYRFVPVIAAEDEKIRAARLALVDCARIVLANSLDTLGIAAPESM from the coding sequence TTGTTTCTGGAATTTAAAGCTCAGGCTACATCAATCTTAAAAGACGCTATTCGAAAGGCCGGACTTGAAATCGAAGATTCCGAACTTTATTTTGAAACCTCTTCTCACGCTGACCTTGCAAGCAGAGCCGCTTTCAGGCTGGCAAGCATGTACAAACAAAACCCGAAAGAGCTTGCGGCTCGTATCGTTTCTGCAATCGAAATTCCAGATGGTTCATATATAGGAGAGGTAAGTGCTTCTGGCCCTTACATTAACTTTTATGCAAGCAGGCACTATCTGGACAGCACAGTTACCACAATTCTGGAAGAGAAAGAGAAATTTGGCTGCGGGACCTCAAAAGGCAAAATCTTACTTGAACATACTTCAGCAAACCCAAACGGGCCGCTGCACGTGGGGCATATTCGGAATTCTATTATTGGAGATACCCTTGCCCGCATTCTCAGGCGAGCAGGATATGACGTTGAGGTACAGTACTATGTCAATGACATGGGCCGCCAGATTGCAGTAGTTTCCTGGGCGTGTGAACGCTTCAAGCTTGATCTTTCCAGAAAACCCGATGCTGCTATTGCCGATGTATATATAAAAGCTAATGTCGAGCTGGACAAAAACCCAGAATATGTAAAAGAAATTGATGCCCTTATGGAAAAGGTAGAAGCTGGGGATGTCAGGACAATAGATAGTTTTGATAAGGCAGTTTCCCTGGCGATTTCCGGGATTAAAGAAACCCTGTCTCGCCTGAACGTTGTCCACGACAAGTTTGTCAGTGAATCAACTTTCCTTAAATCTGGAGCTGTATATGACATTGTAGAGAGGATCAAAGCTACAGGAAGGACAAAAATTGATAAAGGAGCCCTTGTGGTAGACCTTTCGGACTATGGATTTGAGAAAACCCTTGTTATCCAGCGTTCAAACGGCACTTCCCTTTATACGACAAGGGACCTTGCCTACCACGAATGGAAAGCCAGACAGGCTGACCGCATAATCGATGTTCTCGGAGCTGACCACAAGTTAATCTCAGCCCAGCTCAGGGCTACTCTGAACGCAATTGGAGTTAAGGAACCTGAAATTGTAATTTTCGAGTTTGTTTCTCTTCCTGAAGGCTCTATGAGCACCCGCCGCGGGCAGTTCATAAGTGCAGATGAGCTCTTTGATAGGGTTACGGAAGCTGCCTTTGAACAGGTAGAAGCTCGCCGCCCTGAAACCTCCTACGAGTTCAAGAAACAGGTTGCGGAAGCAGTAGGAATGGGTGCAGTAAGATACGATATAGTACGGGTTTCACCTGAGAAGTCCACGGTTTTCAACTGGAAGGAAGCTCTTGACTTCGAAAAGCAAGGCGCTCCCTATATCCAGTATTCCCACGCCCGTGCCTGCAGTATTCTCGAGAAAGCAAAAGAAGAAGCAGCCTGGGACCCCTTAATAAAAATTGAGCCTGCTCTGCTTGTCGAGGATACTGAAATCGATCTCATAAAAAAGATGGCAATGTTTGACAGCATAATCGACCTTGGAGCCCGCGAATTGAAACCTCATGTACTTGCAATTTATGCCCGTGAACTTGCCGATGCCTTTAACCAGTTCTACCGCTTCGTCCCTGTAATTGCTGCTGAGGACGAGAAAATCAGGGCTGCAAGGCTGGCTCTTGTGGATTGTGCAAGAATTGTGCTTGCAAACTCGCTTGATACGCTTGGAATCGCAGCTCCTGAATCAATGTAA
- a CDS encoding TRAM domain-containing protein: MFRGESSSVPVEEGEVYDVTIQDIARQGDGIARIEGFVIFVPGTKAGDEVRIKIERVLPKYGFASLVE, from the coding sequence ATGTTCAGAGGCGAAAGTAGCTCTGTTCCTGTCGAAGAGGGCGAAGTTTACGATGTAACAATTCAGGACATTGCTCGTCAGGGAGACGGCATTGCCCGCATTGAGGGCTTTGTTATCTTTGTCCCGGGCACCAAAGCTGGCGATGAAGTCCGGATTAAAATTGAAAGGGTTCTCCCTAAATATGGTTTTGCAAGCCTGGTTGAATAA
- a CDS encoding TRAM domain-containing protein — protein MFREEIRPIPIEEGGIYDVTIQDIARQGDGIARIEGFVIFVPGTKVGDEVRIKVERVLPKFAFASIVE, from the coding sequence ATGTTTAGAGAAGAAATTCGCCCAATTCCTATCGAAGAGGGCGGAATTTATGATGTAACAATTCAGGACATTGCTCGTCAAGGAGATGGCATTGCTCGCATTGAAGGTTTTGTTATCTTTGTACCGGGCACCAAAGTTGGCGATGAAGTCCGGATTAAAGTCGAAAGAGTGCTTCCCAAATTTGCGTTTGCGAGCATTGTCGAGTAA
- a CDS encoding TRAM domain-containing protein, protein MFREEIRSIPVEEGEVYDVTIQDIARQGDGIARIEGFVIFVPGTKVGDEVRIKVERVLPKFAFSSVVE, encoded by the coding sequence ATGTTTAGAGAAGAAATTCGCTCAATTCCTGTCGAAGAGGGCGAAGTTTACGATGTAACAATTCAGGACATTGCTCGTCAAGGAGATGGCATTGCTCGCATTGAAGGTTTTGTTATCTTTGTCCCGGGCACTAAAGTCGGTGACGAGGTTCGGATTAAAGTCGAAAGAGTACTCCCCAAGTTCGCATTTTCAAGCGTTGTCGAGTAA
- a CDS encoding TRAM domain-containing protein: protein MNVMFKDENTSVPVEEGETYDVTIQDIARLGDGIARIEGFVVFVPNTSVGDEVRIKVERVLPKFAFASIVE from the coding sequence ATGAATGTAATGTTTAAAGATGAAAATACTTCTGTGCCCGTTGAAGAGGGCGAAACCTACGATGTAACTATTCAGGATATTGCGCGCCTGGGAGACGGCATTGCCCGTATCGAAGGTTTTGTAGTTTTTGTCCCGAATACCAGTGTTGGCGATGAAGTCCGGATTAAAGTAGAAAGAGTGCTTCCCAAATTTGCGTTTGCGAGCATTGTCGAGTAA
- a CDS encoding ribbon-helix-helix domain-containing protein — protein sequence MPKVSVEIPQELLDDLNRHVGDNKKFVSQSDAIRTAIRKMLDMMDEIDRRHGRLDK from the coding sequence ATGCCAAAAGTAAGCGTTGAAATTCCTCAGGAACTTCTGGATGACCTTAACAGGCATGTAGGAGATAACAAGAAGTTTGTCAGCCAGTCTGACGCTATCCGAACTGCGATTAGAAAGATGCTGGATATGATGGACGAGATCGATAGAAGGCATGGGAGACTCGATAAATGA
- the prf1 gene encoding peptide chain release factor aRF-1 yields MTEQSAHEKYEFKKKLESLRNKKGRSTELISLYIPPDKQIFDVTNQLKEEHGQAANIKSKLTRTNVQGAIESLLSRLRYLDKVPENGIVYFTGAVDIGANKTSMESEVIVPPEPITVYKYHCDSSFYLEPLEEMLKDKGTFGLLVLDRREATIGLLVGKRIQALRNLTSTVPGKQRKGGQSSHRFQQLRLIAIHDFYKRIGDAASEIFLAVDPKDLKGILIGGPSPTKEEFYAGEFLHHELMKKILGLFDTAYTDESGLSELVNAAGDKLQDLELVGQKNAVRAFFKELIADSGKVAYGETQVRANLEINAVDVLLLSEDLRAERVTTTCSVCGYENKWTRRWKPGEPAPAAGTCPNCGASLEVTDVTDVVDELSALADKSNAKVVFVSTDFDEGSQLMNAFGGIAAILRYSTGV; encoded by the coding sequence ATGACTGAACAATCGGCACATGAGAAATATGAATTTAAAAAGAAGCTTGAAAGCCTGAGGAATAAGAAGGGAAGAAGTACAGAGTTAATTTCGCTTTATATACCTCCTGACAAGCAGATTTTTGACGTTACAAACCAGTTGAAAGAGGAACACGGGCAGGCTGCAAACATCAAATCCAAACTCACCAGAACGAACGTACAGGGAGCTATTGAATCTCTTCTCTCAAGGCTCAGATACCTGGACAAGGTGCCTGAAAACGGAATAGTGTATTTCACAGGAGCTGTGGATATAGGAGCCAACAAAACGAGCATGGAAAGTGAAGTAATCGTCCCTCCGGAGCCCATCACTGTTTATAAATATCACTGTGACTCAAGTTTCTATCTTGAGCCCCTGGAAGAGATGCTCAAAGATAAGGGCACTTTCGGGCTTTTGGTACTTGACCGCAGGGAAGCTACAATAGGGCTTCTGGTAGGAAAACGAATCCAGGCTTTACGCAACCTGACTTCTACAGTTCCGGGCAAGCAAAGGAAAGGTGGTCAGAGTTCTCACCGTTTCCAGCAGCTCAGGCTCATTGCTATCCACGATTTCTACAAGAGGATAGGAGATGCTGCGAGTGAGATTTTCCTTGCGGTTGACCCTAAAGATCTGAAAGGTATCCTGATAGGAGGGCCTTCCCCTACGAAAGAAGAGTTCTACGCCGGAGAGTTCCTGCACCATGAACTTATGAAGAAGATACTTGGACTCTTTGATACGGCTTATACGGATGAATCCGGGCTTTCGGAACTGGTCAATGCTGCCGGAGATAAACTTCAGGATCTTGAGCTCGTTGGACAGAAGAATGCTGTCAGAGCTTTTTTCAAAGAGCTTATTGCCGATTCAGGCAAAGTAGCTTATGGGGAAACTCAGGTTCGGGCAAACCTTGAGATTAATGCTGTGGATGTGCTTCTGCTTTCCGAGGATTTGCGGGCTGAAAGGGTAACCACCACCTGCAGTGTTTGCGGATATGAAAATAAGTGGACACGGCGCTGGAAGCCCGGGGAACCCGCTCCTGCAGCAGGAACCTGTCCGAATTGTGGAGCTTCACTTGAAGTCACAGACGTTACTGATGTTGTGGATGAACTCTCAGCACTTGCTGACAAAAGCAATGCAAAAGTTGTTTTTGTATCTACGGACTTTGACGAAGGCTCGCAGCTTATGAACGCTTTCGGCGGCATTGCTGCAATCCTCAGGTACAGCACTGGGGTATAA
- a CDS encoding ABC transporter permease gives MKNRFIKTIEENAIEALSLIIAVAIWQLVADRIVQNKFLLPSFFDVVNSFTIIVESGLIYTDTLTSLVHFSIGIIAAFTIGIPLGITMGWFRKADRAIDPIIEILRPIPPLAWIPFAIVWFGLTRQAAGFVVFVGMVFPIIINTYTGFKNVPKVYVEAAKVLGCTRNLDLIRYIAIPSAMPSIAAGIRIAMGVGWMCLVAAEMFGVSDNGLGYQIWHNYYLHRMDFVLVYMLLLGFVGLLIDRFFRYYVDAKLLRWTAGTVV, from the coding sequence ATGAAGAACCGTTTCATAAAAACAATAGAAGAGAATGCCATTGAAGCGTTGTCTCTCATAATCGCAGTTGCAATATGGCAGCTTGTAGCGGATAGAATAGTACAGAATAAGTTTCTTCTGCCCAGCTTTTTTGATGTAGTAAACTCTTTCACTATTATTGTCGAAAGCGGGCTAATTTACACAGATACGTTGACAAGTCTGGTTCATTTCTCAATTGGTATTATAGCTGCGTTTACAATAGGAATTCCACTCGGAATAACTATGGGATGGTTCAGAAAAGCAGATAGGGCGATCGATCCTATAATCGAAATTCTGCGCCCGATTCCTCCCCTTGCCTGGATTCCCTTTGCAATCGTGTGGTTTGGGCTTACTCGCCAGGCTGCAGGTTTCGTTGTGTTTGTGGGAATGGTCTTTCCTATTATTATCAATACTTACACAGGTTTTAAAAACGTCCCGAAAGTTTATGTTGAGGCAGCAAAGGTTCTTGGGTGTACTCGGAATCTGGATCTTATACGTTACATTGCAATTCCTTCAGCTATGCCTTCAATTGCTGCAGGAATAAGGATAGCCATGGGAGTAGGCTGGATGTGCCTTGTAGCAGCGGAAATGTTCGGAGTTAGCGATAACGGACTTGGATATCAGATCTGGCACAATTACTACCTGCACAGGATGGATTTCGTGCTCGTTTACATGCTTCTGCTTGGGTTCGTAGGCCTTTTAATTGACCGCTTCTTCAGATACTATGTAGATGCAAAATTACTTAGATGGACAGCAGGAACTGTGGTATAA
- a CDS encoding bactofilin family protein: MSRFIKYHPRSNTYVIEKRAFFEEDLTLDGNVIVGQEVKFWKNFTVTGRLELGKDSIVRGNVKARSALICAGAKILGSIETVSELVLLDRAKINTAACQGDIRARPGCSLNSVKADGTLELIGKVNVGKVEPLTKVIIRAEESGFSSST, translated from the coding sequence ATGAGTCGTTTTATCAAGTACCACCCCAGGTCCAATACTTACGTGATTGAAAAACGAGCTTTTTTTGAAGAGGATCTTACTCTGGACGGCAATGTAATTGTCGGGCAGGAAGTAAAATTCTGGAAGAACTTCACAGTGACCGGCAGGCTTGAACTCGGAAAAGATTCGATTGTTAGGGGTAATGTAAAAGCCAGAAGTGCTCTTATTTGCGCCGGGGCAAAAATTCTGGGCAGTATCGAAACAGTTTCTGAGCTTGTCCTTCTTGATAGGGCTAAAATAAATACCGCAGCCTGTCAAGGAGATATCCGCGCCAGACCTGGATGCTCTCTCAACTCAGTTAAAGCAGACGGTACGCTCGAACTCATTGGAAAAGTTAATGTCGGGAAAGTAGAGCCGTTAACCAAAGTAATTATTCGGGCTGAAGAATCGGGATTTTCCAGCAGTACTTAA